Proteins from a single region of Apium graveolens cultivar Ventura chromosome 7, ASM990537v1, whole genome shotgun sequence:
- the LOC141675285 gene encoding uncharacterized protein LOC141675285, with the protein MGEEDHGGWSPTGAPLSLQRDDHWRHFGNTVNAVSCGFVATAILILMFLVMAIFERFLRPTSPEMSPSGDRSHLDMVSQIGVHGKLTHNSPKIPTRATEVSVLMPGEAIPTFIAQPAPVPCPLERVSWPPHNHI; encoded by the exons ATGGGGGAAGAAGATCATGGGGGGTGGTCACCTACCGGAGCTCCCCTGAGTTTACAAAGAGATGACCACTGGAGGCATTTTGGTAACACAGTTAATGCAGTTTCTTGTGGCTTTGTTGCTACTGCTATTTTGATTTTAATGTTTCTTGTTATGGCTATTTTTGAGAGATTTCTTAGACCCACTTCGCCGGAAATGTCACCGTCCGGTGACCGGAGTCATTTGGATATGGTTTCCCAAATTGGTGTTCATGGAAAGCTCACTCACAATTCACCCAAG ATTCCTACAAGGGCGACGGAGGTTTCAGTGTTGATGCCCGGAGAAGCTATTCCCACATTCATAGCACAGCCTGCTCCAGTCCCTTGTCCCCTGGAACGCGTGTCATGGCCTCCTCATAATCATATATGA